The following DNA comes from Amycolatopsis solani.
CCTCCCTCGGCCTGCACTGGTCACCCACGTCTCTCCCCCGGTGAGGACGGGTGCCGCAGCGGTCACCGTATCGCCTCCCATCGGGGTCGGGTAGCCAGAAGCCGAGTCGCTTTCTCCCCCAACACGCATCACAGCCCCCTCAGGTTGCCCGCGTTCCCGCCCCAATTCGTAGACGCCCGGGCGGGTCATGAGTTGCCCACGTCAGCGGTGGGCGAGTGCGTCCGGCAGCCGGAAGCCGCCGTCCGCCGTTTCGGTGAACTCGTGCACCCCGACGACCGCCGCACGCGGGATCGGCCCGTAGACGTGCGGGAACCAGATCCCGGCCGGGTGCGGCGGCTCGCCGACCTCCCAGCGGACCGGCGCCCCGACCTTCGCCGGATCGATTTCGAGCAGCACCAGATCGGTGCGGCCCCGGTAGAGCGCGTTGGCAGGCAGGTGCGCCGTGCCGAAGTCGGAGCAGTGCACGAACCCGACTTCCCCCAGCGACGACGGCCGGTAGCCGTCGTCCGCTCCCACTCCGGCCCAGTCGGCCGCCCCGCAGATGTGGAGTATCACGCCGAGAATCGTCCCACCGGCGCGTT
Coding sequences within:
- a CDS encoding DUF952 domain-containing protein; the protein is MILHICGAADWAGVGADDGYRPSSLGEVGFVHCSDFGTAHLPANALYRGRTDLVLLEIDPAKVGAPVRWEVGEPPHPAGIWFPHVYGPIPRAAVVGVHEFTETADGGFRLPDALAHR